One genomic segment of Impatiens glandulifera chromosome 6, dImpGla2.1, whole genome shotgun sequence includes these proteins:
- the LOC124941908 gene encoding protein CHUP1, chloroplastic-like: MREDNPSENKSKPSRFSDQNQPPKASFVKGNTNSTKLRSSWSSQLVKGLAGDKKTKTQSAVQTKKLPLTTSNNNNNNNNNNPGIPPNARTKRSLINDLSCSYNAAQVHPQAVPIQRTKTSGSRDLLVEIDQLRSLLQESKDRESKLQAELFECKRNPKLLELERVIELKKSEIESLVQKVELLETEKETLNEQLIISLSTSHDDSSQVHRSSSNHEMEVVELRRLNKELQLQKRNLSCRLSSIESQQTENEVVAKIKEEASVLRLTNEDLSKQVEGLQISRLNEVEELVYLRWVNSCLRNELSNKTSESNFNERENESSPASVNFSRKDEMSLIKKLKKWPITDEDVSNVDNLDGNGLDKKWVVDLRSPGRRHSISGSKFTIDDIMLNKRRQSDGFICSKEMENELADDNDDDDHIIVQNHQLFGYGQEIARLTSSFDVEKRALRVPNPPPRPSTSSVSNDHKEEDLGKRILLPSSNVVLIEQKVEDSGKRVLPPPPPPPPPPPPPKFAAKASIGVVQRVPEVVEFYHSLMKRDSRKDSLGGAICDSPDVANARSSMIGEIENRSSHLLAIKADVETQGEFVNFLIREVNEAVYQDIEDVVAFVKWLDDELGFLVDERAVLKHFNWPEKKADTMREAAFCYKDLKKLEQEVSTYDDNRHLTCDVGLKKMVNLSEKMERTVYDLLRSRESLIRNCKEFQIPTDWILDSGIVSKIKLGSVKLAKKYMKRVTTELQSKNTTEKDSSMDYMLLQGVRFAFRIHQFAGGFDGETMRAFEEVRNFGLVLNKK; this comes from the exons ATGAGGGAAGATAACCCATCTGAGAATAAATCAAAACCATCAAGATTTTCCGATCAAAACCAACCCCCAAAAGccagttttgtcaaaggaaatACCAATTCAACGAAATTAAGATCTTCTTGGAGTTCTCAGCTTGTGAAAGGTCTAGCCGGAGACAAGAAAACAAAAACCCAATCCGCAGTTCAAACCAAGAAACTTCCCCTCACAAcctccaacaacaacaacaacaacaacaacaacaacccaGGAATTCCTCCAAATGCCCGAACCAAACGATCACTTATCAACGATTTATCTTGTTCTTACAATGCTGCACAAGTTCATCCTCAAGCAGTTCCTATCCAAAGGACGAAAACATCTGGATCCAGAGATCTATTGGTTGAGATTGATCAGCTTAGAAGCTTGCTTCAAGAATCTAAAGACAGGGAATCTAAACTTCAAGCTGAGTTATTTGAATGTAAGAGAAACCCAAAACTCTTGGAGCTTGAAAGGGTGATTGAATTGAAGAAAAGTGAAATCGAAAGCCTTGTTCAAAAAGTTGAGTTATTGGAAACAGAGAAAGAAACCCTCAATGAACAACTGATCATAAGTCTATCAACTAGTCATGATGATTCATCCCAAGTTCATCGCAGTTCGAGTAATCACGAGATGGAAGTGGTCGAATTGAGGCGGCTTAACAAGGAGCTTCAGCTTCAAAAAAGAAATCTTTCTTGCAGACTTTCATCAATAGAATCCCAGCAAACAGAG aatGAAGTTGTTGCTAAAATTAAGGAAGAAGCTTCAGTTTTAAGGTTAACAAATGAAGATTTGTCTAAGCAAGTAGAAGGATTACAGATAAGTAGGCTAAATGAGGTTGAAGAACTTGTTTATCTGAGATGGGTTAACTCTTGTTTGCGAAATGAgctttcaaataaaacaagtgAATCGAATTTTAACGAAAGAGAGAATGAATCATCACCTGCATCAGTAAATTTTTCGAGAAAAGATGAGATGAGTTTGatcaagaaattgaagaaatggCCTATAACCGATGAAGATGTTTCGAATGTGGATAATCTTGATGGAAATGGGTTGGATAAAAAGTGGGTGGTTGATCTTCGTAGTCCAGGACGTAGACATTCCATAAGTGGATCGAAATTCACCATTGATGACATAATGCTGAATAAGAGAAGACAATCTGATGGTTTTATCTGTTCAAAGGAAATGGAGAATGAACTAgctgatgataatgatgatgatgatcatatTATTGTTCAAAACCATCAATTGTTTGGTTATGGGCAGGAGATTGCTAGGCTAACTTCTTCATTTGATGTCGAAAAACGGGCATTAAGAGTTCCAAATCCCCCGCCTAGGCCTTCTACAAGTTCAGTTTCAAATGATCATAAAGAAGAAGATTTGGGGAAGAGAATTCTTCTGCCTTCTTCTAATGTGGTTTTGATCGAGCAAAAAGTAGAAGATTCCGGGAAAAGAGTTCTTCCTccacctcctccaccaccaccaccacctccgcCACCAAAATTCGCGGCTAAAGCCTCCATTGGCGTGGTTCAAAGGGTCCCCGAGGTAGTTGAATTCTATCATTCCCTCATGAAAAGGGATTCGAGAAAAGATTCATTGGGTGGAGCTATTTGTGATTCCCCTGATGTAGCCAATGCCAGGAGTAGCATGATTGGTGAAATTGAGAACCGTTCTTCTCATTTACTAGCG ATAAAGGCAGATGTCGAGACACAAGGAGAATTCGTTAACTTCTTGATTCGAGAAGTTAACGAGGCTGTCTATCAAGACATTGAAGACGTCGTTGCGTTTGTTAAGTGGCTCGACGATGAACTCGGTTTCCTC GTGGACGAAAGGGCGGTTCTTAAGCATTTCAATTGGCCAGAGAAGAAAGCCGACACAATGAGGGAGGCAGCGTTTTGTTATAAGGATCTCAAGAAACTGGAGCAAGAAGTATCGACTTATGACGATAATCGTCATTTGACATGCGATGTCGGGCTAAAGAAAATGGTCAATTTGTCCGAGAA GATGGAGAGAACCGTTTATGACCTTCTTCGAAGCAGAGAATCACTAATTCGCAATTGCAAAGAGTTTCAAATTCCAACTGATTGGATACTTGATAGCGGAATAGTGAGCAAG ATTAAACTCGGGTCGGTTAAATTGGCAAAGAAGTACATGAAACGTGTGACAACGGAGCTTCAATCGAAGAACACAACCGAGAAAGATTCTTCTATGGATTATATGCTATTGCAAGGAGTTAGATTCGCCTTTCGAATTCATCAG TTTGCAGGAGGATTCGACGGAGAAACGATGCGAGCTTTCGAGGAAGTTAGGAATTTTGGCCTTGTTTTGAACAAGAAATAG